Proteins from one Bradyrhizobium roseum genomic window:
- a CDS encoding GFA family protein — MKHTGSCFCGAVEVQVTGAPEGMGYCHCRSCRSWSGGPVNAFTLWKPDAVRITAGAQHVATFEKTPMSQRKYCAECGGHLMTNHPTLGLVDVFAATLPTLSFTPGVHVNYSETVLPMRDGLPKLKDFPAELGGSGEMIAE, encoded by the coding sequence ATGAAACATACTGGAAGCTGTTTTTGTGGAGCGGTCGAGGTTCAGGTCACCGGTGCGCCGGAAGGAATGGGTTATTGCCATTGCCGCTCTTGCCGCTCCTGGTCGGGCGGACCGGTGAACGCGTTCACCCTGTGGAAGCCGGATGCGGTGCGGATCACTGCAGGAGCGCAGCATGTAGCGACGTTCGAGAAGACGCCGATGAGCCAGCGCAAATACTGTGCGGAGTGCGGCGGACACCTGATGACTAATCATCCGACGCTTGGGCTGGTCGACGTCTTTGCCGCAACCCTGCCGACGCTTTCCTTTACACCGGGCGTGCACGTCAACTACTCCGAGACGGTGCTGCCGATGCGCGACGGGTTGCCCAAACTGAAGGATTTCCCTGCCGAGCTTGGCGGTTCGGGCGAGATGATCGCCGAGTAG
- a CDS encoding CaiB/BaiF CoA transferase family protein: MTAKPQLPERTPRARGEPTALDGLLVVDFTRVVAGPACTQTLADFGAEVIKIENPDGGDDTRHYEHAEIGGESAAFLSLNRNKRGMALDFTNPAALEVARELIAKADVVVENFSGGVMKKYGLDYASVAATNPRLIYCSISAYGRKGEFALRPGFDPITQAESGFMSLNGFPDGEPVRTGPPIVDLATGMSACNAILLALIARDRLGRGQQVEVALIDTAVAMTAFYGMAYLVSGVNPGRFGNSPNGSPTVGLYQASDGPLYMACANDRLYRRLVTDVLDRPDLVTDPEFAHRKNRTANKEKLRAIIAGIFASNSLEHWMAKMKKANIPVGHLRTVEEGFNAPEVRGRHRLSQIPHPTAGAVPNIETPLHMSLTPTIDPVAAPLLGQHTSEVLRKTLGYDERRIADLAEAGAFGRPGNTA, translated from the coding sequence ATGACCGCCAAGCCGCAATTGCCGGAGCGAACGCCGCGCGCAAGGGGAGAGCCGACTGCCCTAGATGGTCTGCTGGTTGTCGATTTCACCCGCGTCGTCGCCGGCCCGGCCTGCACGCAGACGCTGGCGGATTTCGGCGCCGAAGTGATCAAGATCGAAAACCCCGACGGGGGCGACGATACCCGTCACTACGAGCATGCGGAAATCGGCGGCGAGAGCGCAGCTTTCCTCAGCCTCAATCGCAACAAGCGTGGCATGGCGCTCGATTTCACCAATCCGGCGGCGCTTGAAGTCGCGCGCGAACTGATCGCGAAAGCAGATGTCGTGGTGGAGAATTTCTCCGGCGGCGTGATGAAGAAATACGGTCTAGACTACGCTTCGGTCGCGGCGACTAATCCGCGGCTGATCTATTGCTCGATCTCTGCCTATGGCCGCAAGGGTGAGTTCGCCTTGCGTCCCGGGTTTGATCCGATCACGCAGGCCGAAAGCGGCTTCATGTCGCTGAACGGATTCCCGGACGGCGAGCCGGTGCGAACCGGTCCGCCGATCGTTGACTTGGCGACGGGCATGTCGGCGTGCAACGCGATCCTGCTGGCGCTGATCGCCCGCGACCGGCTCGGCCGCGGCCAGCAGGTCGAGGTAGCGCTGATCGATACCGCCGTAGCGATGACCGCATTCTACGGTATGGCCTATCTGGTCAGCGGCGTGAATCCTGGCCGCTTCGGAAATTCGCCGAATGGTTCGCCCACCGTAGGGCTTTATCAGGCTTCCGACGGACCGCTTTACATGGCCTGCGCCAATGACCGCCTGTATCGCCGGCTGGTGACCGACGTGCTCGACCGGCCTGACCTGGTCACGGATCCCGAATTTGCGCATCGAAAAAATCGAACGGCCAACAAGGAAAAGTTGCGCGCCATCATCGCGGGTATCTTTGCCAGCAACAGCCTCGAGCATTGGATGGCCAAGATGAAGAAGGCCAACATACCGGTCGGCCATCTGCGCACGGTCGAGGAAGGTTTCAATGCGCCCGAAGTGCGCGGTCGCCATCGTCTGAGCCAGATTCCGCACCCCACTGCAGGCGCCGTCCCCAATATCGAAACACCGCTGCATATGAGCTTGACGCCGACCATCGATCCGGTGGCGGCGCCGCTGCTCGGCCAACATACCAGCGAGGTGCTCCGAAAGACCCTCGGCTACGACGAGCGTCGTATCGCAGATCTGGCCGAGGCGGGTGCTTTCGGAAGGCCTGGCAATACGGCTTGA